The following coding sequences are from one Bufo bufo chromosome 2, aBufBuf1.1, whole genome shotgun sequence window:
- the LOC120990752 gene encoding uncharacterized protein LOC120990752 translates to MRLSSSIIEIIACCILIFSSLLGNAILIYCTWKCITRRLPTSFALIFSLAFVHVLKNIVVNAINIIFNAGLIPNPLVCKIGLFAASLTTKLEIWFTFYMAVFYCVKLNRVVHPLRTPPNGKWRKHLLIAVPALWVKGIVACCPYLVFGNNVPRQALLNDTYSVHCNFLHEECSLNFPNTTFAFYYNQIFMVITDIIPLVILFLVSLRIIALFYEQKKATYGNIWIGHDPSETEVLRASKVIVLLMFLVTALWVAHFVLVLLLKYIRSWYLASTLLIVLFSAYSSISPYLLMLINYKISLQIRSLSSFCCANNKPKTLPTISQKSIPEPPDTED, encoded by the coding sequence ATGAGGCTTTCATCAAGTATCATTGAAATTATTGCCTGCTGCATCCTCATCTTTTCGAGTTTACTGGGAAATGCCATACTGATTTATTGCACATGGAAGTGCATTACAAGACGCCTGCCAACATCATTTGCCCTCATTTTCAGCCTTGCATTTGTTCACGTACTGAAGAATATTGTAGTCAATGCTATCAATATTATATTCAATGCTGGACTGATCCCTAATCCTCTTGTCTGCAAAATTGGATTGTTTGCGGCATCGTTAACTACTAAACTTGAGATCTGGTTCACATTTTACATGGCTGTATTCTACTGTGTGAAGCTCAATCGAGTTGTCCATCCGCTGAGGACACCTCCTAATGGCAAATGGCGCAAGCATCTTCTAATAGCTGTGCCTGCCTTGTGGGTCAAAGGAATTGTAGCCTGTTGCCCTTATCTAGTTTTTGGGAATAATGTGCCACGGCAAGCTCTGCTCAATGATACTTACTCCGTCCATTGCAACTTTCTTCATGAAGAATGTAGCCTTAATTTTCCAAATACTACATTTGCATTTTATTATAACCAGATTTTCATGGTCATCACTGATATAATTCCACTAGTGATTTTATTTCTGGTCAGCCTTCGCATCATCGCCCTTTTTTATGAGCAAAAGAAAGCAACTTATGGCAATATCTGGATCGGACATGACCCTTCAGAGACTGAGGTCCTACGGGCTTCCAAAGTGATTGTACTGTTGATGTTCCTTGTCACTGCCCTGTGGGTTGCTCATTTTGTCCTTGTCTTGCTCTTGAAGTACATAAGGTCATGGTATTTAGCCTCAACTCTGCTTATTGTGCTGTTTTCTGCATATTCTAGCATTAGCCCCTACTTACTTATGCTAATTAACTACAAAATCAGTTTGCAAATTAGGTCACTGAGTTCCTTCTGCTGTGCAAATAACAAACCTAAGACTTTACCCACTATCAGTCAAAAATCCATACCAGAACCACCAGACACTGAAGACTGA